The window ATggagtaggagagagagagaaagagaaagcatagtTTTTCCATGAATAACGTCAAATACTATTCACTTGATGAGGTTGTCTGGTAAGTTTCCCATCCCACTTAATTAAACACTCTTATTTGTTTGTGAGAAACAGATACAAGTTTCTCATTCCTTTCTACCTTCTCCACTTTTCTCCATCAAACAAACAGAGTCTAAGGGGCAAAGTTTCTTTCACCATGGGCATTGGTACTGTTAGATTGCCAAAGTGGAGGGTAGTTGCAACTTCAGCAATAGAGTACAATCATAAGATCAATTCACTAGTGAAGAAGGAATTCTCTAGTATTATTCATAAAATTTTCTAGTAAATTTATCCTCTAGGAGGAAAAGAATGTTACCTTATCGCATGGCCCCTACACATAAAAACAGGCGGGCACTAAATGTCTAcctgcccccatggaaaggtgaaaatcAACCCCCCCTGTGATGCTTGCATgtatgctcccattggccccatgCTGGCACAGGGGCCATGcaaccaggtagcgttctcttgccTTGTTCTAATCATATATGCAGTCAGTGATATGACAAACAttgttaaaaaggaaaaagcaagAGATGCAATGTGCAGACGAACCAAGGGAGCCTCTTTAACACAACAGTACTATCACTGGGCCCATGTGTTTCAACCATTGCCGGGACCTAAGTTGATTGAAGTGTGATTAACTTGAAAGGCTTAAAGTTTTATCTCCTAAATCCTACTCCCACAACAAATTTGAATAACAAACTGTGTTTGTATAAATTCATTCCTCATCCATCCAAGAATCACAAGTTTCATTCCTAAGGATTCCAAACACACCCTGTatataaaatcaaaaggaaTAATCCCAATGAAGATACAAATTCCGTCACCCCAAGATAAACATATTGTACTGACATAAATAAACATAATGACACACTACAAGCAAACTTCAATAATACAGATAACTAAATGTTCATCCAGGCTCAACTCATAGCAAACTTCAATTCCTTCAACCAAATCTCTGACCCTTGAAGATCAAAGAGAAGTTGCGAGGGAAACATACATATGAAGCTTACAGATATTACTTATGATAGGTGAAGATTCCCCTCTTCTCCCACTGAGTTCTAACCAAAGTTCTTTTTATCAGTAACGCTTGCTGTACATGCAATGACATGGTAAATCCTCATAAAAAACAAGGcagtcttttttctttttttttttgatttccttattgccccccccccctccccctttttggGATAAACAGTCTACGGATATTGGATATGCAACTCTACATATTGATGACCTAACTGCAAACTGTACAGAGTGTGGCATTACAAATGTAATGAAGTCTGATGAGTTCCCAGACGACGAATGAAGAGAACTTTGAGATTAGAATCCCAGAATTCTACATACCTGTGAACCACCATCAGCTCAATATATTTCTGAATCACTACTCACACAGCATAGAGCCTTATAACCTGATCTATCCGGGCACGGCAAACAGGGCAGCCCCACTTCTTGgcttcaatttctttcaaacAAGAAATGCATCCTGCCATGTGGCCACAAGGAATGCAAGCCCCCTCAACTGGAGCATCCAAGCATATCACACAAGAGGATGAAGCACCCCCATCTTCTTTACCCTCATTTTGTCTGCCTGGTCTGTCCTCCACAGTTGGCACTGATACATCAACAGGACTCAAGTCGATTGATGGATAGTGAATAGGGCCATCATCTGCAATCTCATCAGGAATTGGAGGAGCTGATGGAACTGAAGCAGTTTCAGGAACCATTTGAGTTGTCGCATTGTTCAGACTATGTATATGCTGTGGTGGGTTGCTACTTGGACCAGCTTCAGATACACCCAATCCATTATATACATCTTTAACTGGCTCATCAAGCCATCCACTGCTAGTAGCTTCTGAAGAAGATGCAGCCCCTATTTTTCCCAAGCCATTGTGACTACTAGAATCTACATGGTTTGCCCAACCATTTGTGTTGTCCACTTCAGAGTTCAGATGGGTATTAGATAGGGGTGGTATCTCCTCCACAGCAGACTGAATGGAAGAATTTATTCCCATGGCTAATTCTATATCTTCTGCCGTAGATGCCGGTGCAGTTGGAGGAAAAGTTGGAGCACCAGGTGGAGGCAGTGCCTGGAAAATGTTTGAAGAAGTCAAAAACTAGCAACTACGTAGATTTGTAATGATCAAtgcattttcaatttttcattgaTTTGAGTACAAACTACTAATAGAAATATCTACCCATCAAAAGGGAGAACTATAGGTAGTTCAGTACTTTTGCAAATAAGCAATAGTTGCTAATTGTGAGCATTATGGAGGCAAGTTCAAGAGTAAACTTGAAATGCAATACTTAGTGCACAAACATGATCATCCATCAAACagacaaccaaaaaaaaaaggtaacagGATTCCTTAGTGcaagtctatttttttttgggtgaatacaTAATTCATAATTTGAATTTTCCCTGCTTTCCTATAATTTTGTGAGCTTAATAGACTATTCAAATCGACTTTCCTATAATTTGAATAGTCTATTAAGCTCCCGAATTATAGGAAAGCAGGGAAAATCCCAAGGGACCAGGTTAGGGATTTCTGGATGAATGTAGagttaaaaccaaaaagaactgcaggaaaaaaaaaagggtcctGAATTGCctctaattttattttgtctAACAAAATCGTTTTCTCATGATTTTAGTTGATATTCCTCAGTTGTGTCTTTCTTGTTTTCCTTGTCCAACATCAGGTTTGTGACAGTCACATCACCTTCTCAGTAGTCACTTGTAGTGGAAAATTCAATTGTCAGTGCTTTATTAAGTCTCTTTAATTTGTCTCATCTTTTCATAAATATTTCTTTAACTTAATTTATAATCAGAACTTTAATGAATTATTGACATATTAGACTTAAAGCCAACTTCCTGGTCTCAAATTGAAATTGCTTATGCACTGGTCATTAAAGTCACAAGCAAGGAAAGATTGCCATTCTTCTTTGCATTCAAGAAATGAGAGGTGTAAAAGATGAGCAGAAAATGATGCCAAGTTAGCTTACAATTTTTGTGAAGTCTTACCTGGCGAATTCCCTTGCAAGCATTATAAAAAAACTGCAGTTGCTGCTTGTCACCCTCATTTGCAGAAGCAATCTTACATCGTGTTTCTGGCATAGAAACATGTACTGAGAGTTTAGGCACAGTTCAGTAAATACCCATTGCACATTAAATATGTGAGGTAATGACCACATAATGCAACCATTCGCATCAAGCCATCCACTTCAAAAAGCAGATAAACAAATTAATAGAAGACAGAAATGACGAAAATTTGAATATGATGTGGTCATAGTGGTGGTGGCCTAAACAAACAACCCAAAAAGCTGTAGAGGTAggtgtaagggtgtcaaaatgaaacTGAAACCGGAACCGACCGTTTACGATCAAATCGAATCGGACCGCAAAAAAATGGTGCGATTCTGATTTCACATGTTCTCTATcgggttcggttcggttcagaACCGGATAACCATCGGTTAACCGCCAATTTTGAACCGAATAGAACCAGATAGAATCCAAGAGTCCATAACTAATGTATAATACCTGTGGAGGGTTAGCTTGTTCAGTATAGGTACCAACTTACGATTTCttcatttatcttttattacacttaagaaattaacaaaaaaaaattacattcacTTTTCATAATAGAGAGGTGTTGGAATCTCTGGAGCAGAAAATTCTAATGGATGGAGACGGGAACATCTAAGCTCATCTTTGTTGCGTTGGAACTCTTAGAAGAAGCTAAAGAATGCAAATTAAAGTGACGTGGATGCATCTTTGTAGAATGTCTGGTTAATTATGGACTGTTGGATTGAGAATGGAGCTTGGAAGCATAACATTATAGAATATTAGATTATTCAGTCATTTTTCCTTGGggataattttgatgattaGAACTTCTTTTGTTTGCTTGATTTTAGTGGTGTTGGAAACCTTATGGAATCATCTTTTGAACAAGATCaagatcttttatttaatgcttGGTGTTAATTTTTGATAGGGTTCTATGTTGATTGCTCATATTCTGATTTGTTTATGAAATGGGTTAATTGAATTAAAGGGTACAAAGGTGGAAAGTTGAGTATTAATTATAAGGTTTTGTTAGTGATATTCTGATTTGTTAATTATATTCTAATTTGTTTATGAAATATACAATTTCTCCCACATAACAAGGAAATGGATTATAGAATTAAAGGGTACAAAGTTGAAACCATATGTGAACTGGTAtgacaaaccgcatgtaaaccggtTGTTAGCCGTATAataaaaaccgaatagaaaccgcgAAA is drawn from Telopea speciosissima isolate NSW1024214 ecotype Mountain lineage chromosome 1, Tspe_v1, whole genome shotgun sequence and contains these coding sequences:
- the LOC122639461 gene encoding putative E3 ubiquitin-protein ligase XBAT35 isoform X2; translated protein: MGQQQSKDELLHEQVRYGNVEGIKSLCREGAGLEWIDKEGKTPLIVACMNPELFDVAKTLVELGANVNAYRPGSHAGTPLHHAAKRGLEQTVKLLLSHGANALAMNDDCQTPLEVARSKGYSNVVRVIESHICLFSGWMREFYGPGFLEALAPQWLSRKIWVVVIPCGSRNAANPIKLEVAAYSSPQEAQPRLVISLWKAKIEEPRFQQQDPTLVIFDKSTKTRCKIASANEGDKQQLQFFYNACKGIRQALPPPGAPTFPPTAPASTAEDIELAMGINSSIQSAVEEIPPLSNTHLNSEVDNTNGWANHVDSSSHNGLGKIGAASSSEATSSGWLDEPVKDVYNGLGVSEAGPSSNPPQHIHSLNNATTQMVPETASVPSAPPIPDEIADDGPIHYPSIDLSPVDVSVPTVEDRPGRQNEGKEDGGASSSCVICLDAPVEGACIPCGHMAGCISCLKEIEAKKWGCPVCRARIDQVIRLYAV
- the LOC122639461 gene encoding putative E3 ubiquitin-protein ligase XBAT35 isoform X1, which encodes MGQQQSKDELLHEQVRYGNVEGIKSLCREGAGLEWIDKEGKTPLIVACMNPELFDVAKTLVELGANVNAYRPERNHRDGRRVNSCGRRKSRKTKKRGSHAGTPLHHAAKRGLEQTVKLLLSHGANALAMNDDCQTPLEVARSKGYSNVVRVIESHICLFSGWMREFYGPGFLEALAPQWLSRKIWVVVIPCGSRNAANPIKLEVAAYSSPQEAQPRLVISLWKAKIEEPRFQQQDPTLVIFDKSTKTRCKIASANEGDKQQLQFFYNACKGIRQALPPPGAPTFPPTAPASTAEDIELAMGINSSIQSAVEEIPPLSNTHLNSEVDNTNGWANHVDSSSHNGLGKIGAASSSEATSSGWLDEPVKDVYNGLGVSEAGPSSNPPQHIHSLNNATTQMVPETASVPSAPPIPDEIADDGPIHYPSIDLSPVDVSVPTVEDRPGRQNEGKEDGGASSSCVICLDAPVEGACIPCGHMAGCISCLKEIEAKKWGCPVCRARIDQVIRLYAV